In the Chaetodon trifascialis isolate fChaTrf1 chromosome 15, fChaTrf1.hap1, whole genome shotgun sequence genome, CTGCATTCACCACACCCAGAAGCACCCGGAGATGCCTCCAACcacctccccccacctccccccacctccccccgcCTCCCCCCGCCTCAGCTAAGCCTCCACTctccacagtcacacacagatgaagcaaatgtttttccgctctgcttcttttctttcattatgcatcctctctgcagctccctACCTACACctccttcccttctctcctttccttcctctcctccacccccttcccttctctcctttccttcctctcctccacccccttcccttctctcctttccttcctctcctccaccccttcccttctctcctttccttcatctcctccaccctccaccccccacccccctccacctcctcgtcTCTCTCGCCTCAGCGGTGGAGTCTCTTAATAATTGATGAGAATCTAAAATTCAGATGAAGCtcgcagagacagagacatctCAGAGACGTCTCAGAGACATCacactctttcttcttctggcCCATCCCAGCATCTTCTCAGTCCCCTGGCGACGGTTGCCACGGCAACTCGTCCTAGAAACGGGATGAAGCCCACCCCTTCATTGTGTGTCTCGctgcttctttttcctcttttaatttCCTACTGTCACATTTAACAAAGCAgtcttacaaaataaaagcttgcaCGCAGACATGGGGCTCAGTGACATTTAAGAATATAAAAGCATTTCCTGCCGTTGGGCAgagtttgtattttaaaggtCTGCACACTGAGTACTGAGTGGTACTGCAGTACTACATATCCAATGACTGTTTTCTGGTacaagtgaagtgaagtgttaGGCAGTGCTCGGCTTCCTCCTTTCCCCCGTGTTTCCCCTGTGTTTCCCCTGTGTTTCCCCTGTGTTTCCCCTTTGTTTCCCCTTTGTTTCCGCTGTGTTTCCCCTGTGTTTCCCCTTTGTTTCCCCTTTGTTTCCCCTGTGTTTCCCCTGTGTTTCCCCTGtcttttccctgtgtttctcctgtcttttccctgtgtttcccctgtgttttccctgtgtttcccctgtgtttcccctgtgtttcccctgtgttttccctgtgtttcccctgtgttttccctgtgttttccctgtgtttcccctgtgttttccctgtgtttcccctgtgtttcccctttgtttcccctttgtttcccctgtgtttcccctgtgtttcccctgtgtttcccctgtcttttccctgtgtttctcctgtcttttccctgtgtttcccctgtcttttccctgtgtttcccctgtgttttccctgtgtttcccctgtcttttccctgtgtttcccctgtgtttcccctgtcttttccctgtgtttctcctgtcttttccctgtgtttcccctgtcttttccctgtgtttcccctgTCTTTTCCCTGtcttttccctgtgtttcccctgtgtttcccctttgtttcccctgtgtttcccctgtgttttccttgtgtttcccctgtgtttcccctgtcttttccctgtgtttccttgCCCCCTTGTGATCTTGTCTGTCTTCCCCTGTCTGTTCAGGTCTGTGCTGTGGACTGTACCTGCCAGCCAGCTCCTCCGACCCCGCCCCCTCTCACACCTGCATgtcatcatctcatcatcaaCTAATCTACAGCTGTATTTAACCACGGCGCAGTCCACCAGGATTCGTTGGCTCGTCTGCTGGTCTGAGCGGTACACCTGTCCGTTCCTTTGCCTGTCTTCAGCCCTCTGTGAGACCTGTCGAGCCTGACCTGACCTCACCTGCCTGATAAGCCCTCAACCCAGCCCAGCCTTGCCTGCTGGTGAGGATGTATTTCTGGCTGCGGTTCATCGTTTCCTCGTCAGTGTGCTGAACTTCCATaaactgtctttgtgtctgatgAAGTGAACGACGCTCACGACGGGACGCgctctctctcagtgtggatcAGCCTCATTCTAACTAAATGTTGTTGAACTTCTCATCCAGCAGCGAAGCAGTTTGAGACATTTCCTGTGATTTCAGAGCGTTTAGCAGCGTTGAGAGTAAAGTTTGTGCTGCAGAGCGTCAGAAAACACGTGACTGACCAGCACGTTTCCTCCACGACTGACTAAACCAAAGACCATTAGCACGCTCGTCAGCTCGGCATCGCTGGTACAACTTTATCCAAAACTAGACGTCCTGCAGGTATTTGACTCATTTCTGGCTTTTCTTCGTGgattttctctttcctttacTCAATTTTTGGCTtttactgaaatatctcagcaactattgAAGTAAAATGAACATCCCTGATTTCAGtgcaggaccaggaccaggaccaggaccggGACCGGGACCAGCCTGCGTGGTGCGAGTCCTAGATCAGAGAAACTGTGCTGACACATGAATGTAACGCCCCCTCCCAGCGCTGACACGAGTGAAGGTGTCACATCAACAAAGGTCGGGTCCCTCAGAGGGATTCATGAGCCTGCAGACGGCGAGGAGGTCGTATTTCACTGGGATTTATTCCCTTCAAACATGAGCAGATACTCAACATCAGTAGTCAAGATCAACAGTGTCTTTGATAAATGTCTGGTGTACATCAATACTCATTCTGGATGCTTCATAAAGCAGTCGATTTAAGGCATGCACAGGCACGAACAAGTCCGGCGTCGGAGCGATCGGTATCGTCGACTCATGCTTCATTTAAAAAGCAGTAGCAGGTTATACTGAGCGTCACATACAGATCATCATGTCAATACAAAAGAGACCAAGAGAGTGGGActagaaatataaaaatacaaagaTCAGGGAATCAGGTGCCAAAAGAGCatttacaaaagaaatgaaaggatgaaCAGGAGTGAAAAACAACGATGAACACCATCGACTGATTTCCTGCTGCGGGCATCAAACGAGCGAGTGGCATCGATCCAGGACGGACGGCGGGCGGACGCCACACGATGAGTCCTGCAGGAGTTCAGCTTTTCCACCAGCTGTCacgtctctctgctgtcagtccaCCAGAAGACCTTATGATGGACTGATGAGGAGACCTTATTGGACAGCTGgatgtcatcttcatcatccacaGAGGGAAACTTTGTTTTAGTCAGTTTGagtaaaatgtgaaaactgtTAAATCGTGTTGTCGAGTTGATTCGGCTAATTGTGTTTCTCTTCGCGTCAGCTCAGAGCAGCTCGGCGTTGGAGGACAAACAATAAGGACGTTAGCTCGTCGTCTTTGAGCTGCGGCCAAACAAAAATCTGTCTGACTCTTTTTTTGGGATTCTTTCATGAACAGATTAAAACAGATTTAATATGGAATCAGCTGTTAAATCCATCGATAACATCAAATCTCctcagtgaaagacagaaacaggatTTCAGTAAACGTTTGAGCGGATTTCTAAATATCCTCCTCAGACCTGTACGTGTCTTCTCAGAGGACATGTCCACCATCTCACGCTGCGCTCAGACGGTGGAGATGTCCTCGTTCTTTGGACTTCTGTCCGGACGAATGACGGGTTTGTGATTTAATATCAGAACGTCAGCAGTGAATCAGAGCAGACGACAAAGAAAGCACGAGAGATCTAACAGTCGCttaaaaaaggtcaaaggtcaacgaTGTGATGCGTTCGATCAAACACTGGAGGCAACTCTGAGAGGTAGCGCAAGCAAAGTCCACACAAAGAGTGTGTACAAGTACACgaccacagcagcactgagggAAGCGAGCGTTCGCGCTGACATCACGCGTTCTTGCATAATGTGATTAGTAAACAGGCAtgctacatacagtacaggagAGGGTGGAGCGAAGGTGTGGGCAGGGTGGAGGTGACCCCCCGTCCTCTCCCACCTCTGAGCCTGACCTCACCTGACCTCACCTGACCGCAAAGTTCAAACGTGTTGCCGCTTCGTCTTCGCACCGCGGCGTCTAGAAAaccctgtttttgtttttttgttaattttttcaTGTGCGCTCTTGGCAGCAGGTTGAACGTGAGTCAGTTACGTCTCCATGACAAGGCCAAGAGAAAAGGAGCCATCTTTAGTGGGCGGACGCGTTTCTCAGAGTCTATTTACAAAGTGCTGCTCAGTTAGCTCGCCGGCTAACGAGGCTACAGTCAGAGTCCtgtaataaatactgtaaacatGCACAGGTTATAGTCGATGAAGCtcggggggggggttgggggggctgATCCTGTGCAGGCTGGCACACACTCAGGTGTTTGGCACAGGTGTTCTATGTAGAAATCAAGCAGCCAGCAAACCCTAAACCGCAGCAAAGTGTGTGTCCAACGTCGAAGCACTCAAATGTTCTCTTAGACGTCCACAGCCGAGCACACGCACGTCCACGGCCGAGCACACGCACGTCCACGGCCGAGCACACGCACGTCCACGGCCGAGCACACACACGTCCACGGCCGAGCACACACACGTCACCTGTGCTGGAACACACTCGGCCGTCGCCCACAGAGTCAGAGAGCCAAAGAAAGTTTCTGCTGAACGTGAAGAAGCCCACTCAGACCTCACTGATCTGACTGATCTGTGGACGCTGTGATCAAACGGTCCCTTTGACTCAAAGATGGACAATCTCTGTTTGAACCGACGCTGTGTGGACGGACGccagagaggtcaaaggtcagcagtttgactgaagatctgaagaggaagcagaacGTCCAGGTTCAGACGGCAGGACAGCTCGTCCGTCATCACTCTGAGAGGTTGACCTCAGAGGGGCGTCTGTCTCtgaggtcagggtcagggtttaATGTTTAACATGAGAAACACCGTTTCCCATCAGCCCCGGTCATTAGCGGCCCGAACATGAGGGTCGACAGACGAGTCGAGTGTCTGTGGTGAGTTCACGTCTGCAACAGCAGGGACGACTGAACGCTGAGGATTACAGAGTACTCAGCGTCTACTCTCGGCTAAAGTACTGCGACTCCAGACAGAGAAAATTAGCATCTAGTACAGAAGTACCCGGGCAATAAAATACTCAAAGCACGAGTTGCGCTCCGAGATTCTGTGTCGGGTGTGACGCTGATAAAACGTGAAGGCTGAAGTTATTTTTATGTTTGGGAAACGGACCAGCAGCTAGCAGAGAAGGTCGCTATGGTAACGTGAAAACGAAcattgctaacgttagctgcagCAGCTAACTTCAGTGTGCTTGTGGAGGTTAGACGAGGAGGCGCAGGAAGCACGTCGTCGTGTTTGTCACGTACGAAAACTGTGACCAGAGATTGTCGCCAGAAGCTGCCTCTTCTTCTGGGTTTTGCTTCGTTGTCGTCACTTCCTGGTGTGGACAGGTGCTTCTGTCCAGCgctctgaggagctgcagcgaAGGTTTAAATGGCAAATATGGGAAAATGAAAACTACAATACTGGCTCAAAAGTACACGGGAGTAAAGAGTAGAAGTACAGTTTACAAAGAGGAACATGAAAGTACTCGTTCTGTGTGTAATGCACATGagatggaggtcagaggtcatatCATGGAATATGTATGAAAATATATTCGTTTAGAGAGTGATGCATGCAGATTTTTCACGAATGCAAACAAACTAactgctgactgactgtttaATATCATCAAATCTCACGTTCGGACTCAAACCAACAGTGAAAGTATGTGCTAACGTGTTCTCGAGcgtcctgctgccacagacACTCCCTGCAGCGCAGCGcgtggattaatccgccgctgGAAATAGTCCCTAACAAATGCACTGCTTCCTGTCCGCTAGCTAACTGCTTTGCTGATTATTACGGAGCCTTTTTTAAACATGAATCTAAATAtgtgtgaggtgtttttaaCCAATGGGCTTCGAGgcccacagacaggaagtgggaaGAACACGCTGTTGATTTGAATCTGCACGTGAGATCTGCTGACAATAAGAAACGTGGTGCGGGCGGCTTCGTCCTCTGTGTGAAGCTGGAGCTCAGGAGGATCGATGGAGGAAAACCTCAGCGTCAGATTGAGTCTCAGACGTTGGTGGAGCAGTTTTAGAGCAGAGACGTGAGGGCTGGAGCTCTGTATGACCgccatgcagcagcagcagcaagggcGTGTCCaccttcatgtttgtgtgtgtgcttcttaaACGCCAACAGGAAACGTGGACGATGAAACAATCCACCAGCTTCTCCCAAAACTCTTCCCAGGTCAGACAGTTTGTCTTCAGTTCACGCTGAaccatcacagcagcagcatctcccAGTTTCTGCTCAGCTACGACCCAGATTCGAATTTTTTGGCATCAAAAAGTGAAAACCACGCCCCCCAAGTCTGCACCATGactggaccacagagactgACGTGGAGATCAGGAAAATCCCATGTCCACAGAGGCCAGAGATcgatgagaggaggaggaagcgaAGAGCTTCCTGTCCATCAGGCGTCGTGTCAGGGGTGGGCGGGTGGTGGGTTGGGTGGTGTCGGAGGTAGAGCGTCAGGCAGACCATGCTCGTCGTGCAGcaagaaacaacagcaaagtaCAGGAACAGATTTGTCTTTGATCCGGTGCAGGCGcttgaaaacaacagtgctTCAGGAAATCGGTGTCGCGTTGGTCAGATGTCGTCGTGAAGTCGGTCTCGCCGTTTGGGCCCATTTTAATCAGGACTTTAATATCACtggagacagaaggaagacAAAGACGTCTTTATCTGGACAGCAGGAACTCTAAAACAGGTTGATTTTACATGTCTCACTCAGTGCAAACATCATACAGCCTCCATGAAGAGCTGGAAGCAGCTGATACACAGTCTGAATCTCCAGGGAGACGTTTATGGGATGTTACTTACACCCCCAGTTGAGAGCGATGGTGGCGGTGATGATGGCGATGCCTCCCAAGATGGAGACGACGGACAGAATCATGGCGTTGCGGCCCAGACGGCGTGCTCCGTCGACGTTTCCTTGCTGCAGGCTGTTCCGGGACTGAACCGAGTAAAAACAGAGTGATCAAAACTCAAACTGCCGACTTCTGTATTTACAGAACACCACTGAACATCTAGAACTCAGTTATGTAAAGCAGTTCTGAGCACTCGACCAATCATCATTGTTCATCCtcatgaaacaggaagtggtgacGTAACTCACTGAGCCAGttcacaaactgctgcatctgagcagctaaaggctaacatgctagccaGCTAAAAGCATGCTAGCTCCAGTCTTAAAGCGTTAAGCACTGAGCTCACACGTCCTTTGAGATACTTCTCTGTCCCACTGGCTCATGGAGGTTTACAGATGAGCTGCAGTTTCATTCTTTCATGGTCTGATTAGCATTTGTCAGGTTTTCCATCTCAATTCCAACCAAAGACACAATCTGAAGTCGTACCATCACAGAGAAGGTGAGGGCTACGATGTTGATGGGCCACAGCGGGCAGAAGCAGGACAGGATGGCCAGGATCAGGTAGTCCCTCGGCTTGGAGCCGTCCACAGTGGCCTCTGTGATGGCGCTGGGCTGGCGGGTGAGCGAGGGCCGGGGTGAGCCCGCCGCCACCGAGCCGGACCGGCTGCCCAAACCAGGCCGACCGTTAGCGTGACCGCCCGGCTTGGCGTGCAGCTTGGGCgacacagaggacactgtgGGAGACGAGTCGGCCCTCACGGGGCCGATGCCGTtacctggaggagaagaggtgaAGAGACGACTgagtttaaaatgaaattagagcatgaaaagtaaaagcactcgtTACTGGACTACTGAAAGGAAAGGTTGGTGTTGGACGGACGGAGGGTCCTGCTGGGGACAGGACAGGCGTATTTACTGGTCTCCATGTTGTCAGTGATCACTGTCAGGTGGTCCatgtctttgtcctctgtttgtttggcaCCAGGAGCGTCTGCTGTCGGGGGCGGGACTTGCTGGTCTACGCTGACTGGTTGAGACGTCACGGCGGCGTGGTCGGCTTCTCCGTCCTGCTgcgtgctgattggctggtgcGGCTGCTGGGACTCCTCCATGCTGCTGGGAGGCTGGGCGGTGCTGGGACTGGCGGCCATCAGACGGCGAAGACAGAGCGAAGTGTTGAAGGGAAGCTGAGGGCAGGTGGCGATCTGAGACGGGTGGGAGACACGGAGACATTTATCACAGGACAGCTCGTggatttaaagcagcagtgaagaagaatTCAGAAGCTTTACTGCAGTagaagtactaataccacactgaagTATGTCAAAGTATAAACCTGGACGAAGTctgtaagtattatcagcaaaatgtacttaaagtaaaagtactgatgttgcagtgaaatgtcttttccacctcagctgaACAttaaaaacgttttttttttttttttctgcacaaactgaaaatgaacagaaaacgTGGACGGAAACGTCTcgttgtgtttcatgttttatgaaaCGCGGTTCTTCATCATcgctcttttgttgtttttatgaagGGAGTTTGGTGCACTAAcaaacatcctgcagcagcGACAGCTTACAGTTCAGCTTCGGTCGTATTCagatgcttttctttgcttaATAACTGCGCTGTTATTAAAAGCCTGAGTCGTGAGATGTGAGAGAGAATATTAAAACTTCTGCTCGATGATGAAGGAACATTATTACATTCTTCAGCCTTAAACCCGACTCAAACCGCACACGACGGCACGTCTGCAAGACGTCGActgacagctggagcagctgctgaaaggCTCTGTGGTTCGATGGTTTTAAGGTGAATTCTCACACACCTCGGACATGAGCAACACCTCGCTttccaaaagaagaagaaagttttTGTTGCCTCGAGCACAAAATAAATAGAACGCAGGTCTGCGTGTGGGCTGAAGGTCGCTGATTTGTTCCAGTGACTCAACAGCTTCTCGCCGTGAGCTGCTGAGGTTTCCGGCTTCTGGTCTTTTGTGCAGACGGACACGAGCTCAAGAGGGATTTGATCCAAGTCCTACTGGTCACTGATGGAGTTTATTTGGACCAATGTGTCACCGGACGTCTCTTTAAACCAGAAACACTATTAAGCGATAAAACCAGGAGTCAGCTGCAGATAACAGTCCTGTTTCCATcacaccagaccttcatcacaccagaccttcatcacacagaccttcatcacaccagaccttcatcacaccagaccttcatcacacagaccttcatcacaccagaccttcatcacacagaccttcatcatgcagaccttcatcacacagaccttcatcacaccagaccttcatcacaccagaccttcatcatgcagaccttcatcatgcagaccttcatcacaccagaccttcatcatgcagaccttcatcacaccagaccttcatcacacagaccttcatcatgcagaccttcatcatgcagaccttcatcatacagaccttcatcacacagaccttcatcacaccagaccttcatcatgcagaccttcatcatgcagaccttcatcacacagaccttcatcacaccagaccttcatcatgcagaccttcatcatgcagaccttcatcacgcagaccttcatcatgcagaccttcatcacacagaccttcatcacacagaccttcatcacacagaccttcatcacaccagaccttcatcgtgcagaccttcatcatgcagaccttcatcacgcagaccttcatcacgcagaccttcatcatgcagaccttcatcatgcagACCTTCATCGTGCAGACCTTCATCgtgcagaccttcatcatgcagaccttcatcacacagaccttcatcacaccagaccttcatcgtgcagaccttcatcatgcagaccttcatcatgcagaccttcatcacgcagaccttcatcatgcagaccttcatcatgcagaccttcatcacacagaccttcatcacaccagaccttcatcacaccagaccttcatcatgcagaccttcatcatgcagaccttcatcacaccagaccttcatcatgcagaccttcatcacaccagaccttcatcacaccagaccttcatcatgcagaccttcatcatgcagaccttcatcacaccagaccttcatcatgcagaccttcatcacaccagaccttcatcacaccagaccttcatcacaccagaccttcatcatgcagaccttcatcacgcagaccttcatcatgcagaccttcatcacacagaccttcatcacacagaccttcatcacacagaccttcatcacaccagaccttcatcgtgcagaccttcatcatgcagaccttcatcacgcagaccttcatcacgcagaccttcatcatgcagaccttcatcatgcagaccttcatcatgcagaccttcatcgtgcagaccttcatcatgcagaccttcatcacacagaccttcatcacaccagaccttcatcgtgcagaccttcatcatgcagaccttcatcatgcagaccttcatcatgcagaccttcatcacgcagaccttcatcacgcagaccttcatcatgcagaccttcatcatgcagaccttcatcatgcagACCATGGTCACCTCATGGTTCACGTTGTGAAACATTGTGTCACAGTTTGCTTCGGTTTAGGCATCAAAACTACTTGTTTAGGTTTAGGAAAGGATCATGTTTTGGGTTAAAAATGTTCCTGTCACGTACGAGACGTAGATGAATTAGATGAATTCGATTTTTGGTTTCATGCAGGACATGAACATTGATGTTGTGATCAGCTGTTTGATGAGACGTCTGTCTCTCAGCGGGGTGGACATTATGAACGCCTCAGATCACTCGGGGACAGATCAGTTGATCTGAGCTGCAGCCTGGAGGACAAACAGCTTCTTAAGgagcagattttggagaaagaACATAATGATCTGCCAGGACCTGATGGATGAGTCCAACTGCGTCCCCCTGAGGACGAGCGTCGTGCCGCCGCTTCGCTCTGTAAAAGCTGACAAACGCAGTCTTCTGGCACAGAGCttcactgtgttgctgtgtgtggtgTTGCAGCATttcttctgctgcctgaggGGCTTTGAGCCGCCGTGTAATTTTAAACACGTTATAGGATACAAGCGTTCTTCCTCTGAACGTCCTCCATGTCTCTGACAGCTCTGAACTTCCTTTGACCATCAGGTCTCATCATGGTGGTTCCTGTTCATGTCACTTCTGTGAGTTTGGTGGACGGCTCCACATcctacaatacccatgagccttGCTGTTGCCATGAGGAAGaaggagccaatcagagccctAGCAAATCCAAAGTGTCACAATTGTGGCCAAACATGTCACCAAATCAGTTTTTCAACCACGTAACATTTAAGATCGTGAGTGGATCTACGAAttgaagctctgtgattggctgtttccCAGTGAAGTCGTAGTTTCTCGCTTTTAACGTCCACAAGCTTCTGCAGCTTTCCATACATTTACACCTCACTACACCTCAGAGGTAAacgttgtacttttactgcattacatcagtctgacagcttcagttactctTCAGACTCCtccctgtccagtgaaaagctcgtatctccagatgtgttgatgctgaatgtttgagctgaactgaaggatgaagagttccttcatgtcttcttcagctcagtaaactctttaaaagcctcttgatcagctgaaaaagcttcatcacaaagctgaaaacagcctgttttttctttttggagatacgtggttctgacaggacgccgcgctgcaaacatgtgatgatcttctagaatctgaagcattgatgaagattaaagcagcaacaggagatgaaggagttcaatgagctgaaacatctacagcagtacTTTTACCTCAAGTGCTTTCAGCTGATAGTACTTGATAGTACTAGAAGGTGAAAGGATTTTAATGAAGTGCTGGAGGGGTGAAGGAGTAGGGGGCTAAACAGCCGACTCCCGCAGTAATTAACCTGCAgttgcttttgttctttttgcagGAAGTGGCAGGATTAGCGCCGGCTGCATCGAGCTGCGTCCGACACTTAGGAGTCAGGGGGGACATTAGCGGGAGGAGACGACCATTAGAGCCATCAGTGTGCTGTTTgtagctgtgcagcagcagcgtaATGACTCGCTGCTTCgataatgtttatttcatgCTGCGGTCAGAGCATCAGTCAGCTGATGTATTGACTTGATACAGACCTCTTATTAAATACTGGATGATGGCTGGTCAGCGTCATCAGATTCAGGGGTGTCATGCTGTAAAACCTGAAGAGTTTGAAGGGTTTGGATGGAGAGCTGATGGAAGAAATGACCAGATTTATAATGGAGATTTATGTCCTTATTTAGTCAGTTTTAACAATAAATAGCTTCCTGGATACTGACTATGTTCCAATTTTAGCCGTCAGCCTTTTGATCTAAAAGATTTTGCTGCAACATTGAGAATATTTCCAGGTTCTTCTAGAaatgagcagcagcatgttgaAATATGACAGAATAAGAACCAGAATCAAGACAAGGAACAG is a window encoding:
- the LOC139343948 gene encoding trafficking regulator of GLUT4 1 — translated: MAASPSTAQPPSSMEESQQPHQPISTQQDGEADHAAVTSQPVSVDQQVPPPTADAPGAKQTEDKDMDHLTVITDNMETSNGIGPVRADSSPTVSSVSPKLHAKPGGHANGRPGLGSRSGSVAAGSPRPSLTRQPSAITEATVDGSKPRDYLILAILSCFCPLWPINIVALTFSVMSRNSLQQGNVDGARRLGRNAMILSVVSILGGIAIITATIALNWGLILKS